The following proteins come from a genomic window of Rutidosis leptorrhynchoides isolate AG116_Rl617_1_P2 chromosome 10, CSIRO_AGI_Rlap_v1, whole genome shotgun sequence:
- the LOC139871447 gene encoding transcriptional corepressor LEUNIG_HOMOLOG-like has protein sequence MSQPPQNQTAMDIDTMLDVYIYDYLVKRKLIATAKVFEDEAKVPVNVRAIHAPRGFLFEWWTVFWDIFISRYKFHQGSMEPCDEAMRILQMVQQQQENQHQTQIVNTNDTINVLNPMRQPIPKQWHAGNMGVVLNPSNSVNHLSIERQKQALDISSLTGPLVNQSAQGPECLQSGAYATGVLNNIPLLKGWPLMGLDQIQSRFQQQQGAVHGPQVSYQHQIEGQLQALNQRQKSQMEGQLQALNNKKRSQSEGQFQPPVEKMIKQPSLISPGAANSSETVNAKVIVSSSAGDVSVPSSPHNEKINIDEFLNYGALDGNDSSFPSRAGKEPEVETSKDFTFLEVGSVRTTSVNCCDISLDGKLVAIGGQDKKARLLCTSSEESKSTLDGHSQAISDIRFSPTMRLLATSSHDKTVRIWDLENPGSSIRTFMGHSASVKSVDFHPKTEDIVCSCDENEIRFWTIKNSGCVKVDKASGGANKVRFQCGVGKYLAIVNGKFVSLLDLEHPEARKNTLKGHESNVQCVCWNSSGDNLISISEDSVNVWRLDSGGKVNCIRDLSVSGKRFCCGTFHPCYPSLLIIGCHQSLELWNMVENKMITINEEPVSAVAVSYTSGLIASAAGHNDDVVKFWK, from the exons ATGTCTCAACCTCCACAAAATCAAACCGCCATGGATATAGACACAAT GTTGGATGTTTATATTTATGATTATCTTGTAAAGAGGAAACTTATTGCTACTGCAAAGGTATTTGAAGATGAAGCAAAAGTACCCGTTAACGTTCGCG CAATTCATGCCCCACGTGGTTTCCTGTTCGAATGGTGGACCGTATTTTGGGATATATTTATTTCGCGGTACAAATTTCACCAGGGCTCTATGGAACCTTGCGACGAG GCTATGAGAATACTGCAGATGGTGCAACAGCAGCAAGAAAATCAACATCAAACACAGATTGTTAATACGAACGACACTATTAATGTGTTAAATCCTATGAGGCAACCAATTCCAAAG CAATGGCATGCAGGCAATATGGGCGTGGTATTGAATCCCTCTAATTCGGTTAATCATCTTTCGATTGAACGTCAAAAACAAGCATTG GATATAAGTAGTCTGACGGGGCCCTTGGTCAATCAAAGTGCTCAAGGTCCTGAGTGTTTACAGAGCGGAGCTTATG CAACAGGAGTGTTGAATAATATCCCTTTACTAAAAGGATGGCCATTAATG GGGCTGGATCAGATCCAGAGTCGATTTCAACAGCAGCAGGGTGCGGTACATGGCCCACAAGTATCGTATCAACATCAAATTGAGGGTCAACTCCAGGCTTTAAATCAAAGACAGAAAAGTCAAATGGAGGGTCAACTTCAGGCTTTAAATAACAAAAAGAGAAGTCAAAGTGAGGGTCAATTTCAGCCTCCGGTGGAAAAAATGATAAAGCAACCATCATTAATATCTCCTGGTGCTGCAAATAGCTCAGAAACTGTAAACGCGAAGGTGATTGTGTCAAGTTCAGCTGGGGATGTGTCGGTGCCTAGTTCTCCGCATAATGAGAAG ATCAATATTGACGAGTTCTTGAACTATGGAGCTTTAGATGGTAACGATAGTTCTTTTCCCTCTCGCGCGGGTAAAGAACCTGAAGTTGAAACGTCCAAAG ACTTCACATTTTTGGAAGTTGGAAGTGTTCGTACAACTAGTGTCAATTGTTGTGACATCTCACTTGATGGAAAACTGGTTGCAATCGGCGGGCAAGACAAAAAG GCTAGATTATTGTGCACAAGCTCTGAGGAATCTAAATCAACTCTGGATGGACACTCACAAGCAATATCTGATATTCGCTTTAGTCCAACCATGCGACTGCTTGCTACATCTTCTCATGACAAAACCGTCAGAATTTGGGATCTTGAAAAT CCGGGAAGTTCAATTAGGACATTTATGGGGCACTCTGCATCTGTAAAGTCAGTCGATTTCCACCCGAAAACCGAGGACATCGTTTGTTCTTGTGACGAAAATGAGATTCGTTTCTGGACCATTAAGAATTCTGGTTGTGTTAAAGTGGACAAG GCTAGTGGTGGTGCGAACAAGGTTAGGTTTCAGTGCGGTGTTGGCAAGTACCTTGCAATCGTTAATGGAAAGTTTGTATCTTTGTTGGATTTAGAGCATCCCGAAGCTCGTAAAAATACACTAAAG GGTCATGAGTCGAACGTGCAATGTGTGTGTTGGAATTCATCGGGTGATAATTTGATATCGATAAGTGAGGATTCAGTAAATGTGTGGAGATTGGATTCAGGGGGAAAAGTAAACTGCATTCGTGATTTGAGTGTTTCTGGAAAAAGATTTTGTTGTGGGACTTTTCATCCGTGTTATCCTTCTTTACTCATAATCGGCTGCCATCAG AGCTTGGAGCTATGGAATATGGTGGAGAACAAAATGATCACAATAAATGAAGAACCTGTTTCTGCAGTTGCAGTTTCTTATACTTCTGGTTTGATTGCATCAGCAGCTGGTCACAATGACGATGTCGTTAAGTTTTGGAAGTAG
- the LOC139873252 gene encoding uncharacterized protein: MSLFLRLRHHLPNGFRSKSVCSPIIALDSLKSTCLTRKFSQPARQEEEEEIEIDQRRLPTDYDPATFDPTEHRSPPTDRVWRLVDEMSSLTLAEVAELSSIMMKKMGIMEPPTVAVMRAGAAAGLAGKGQTAVKEEAKVEKSVFDLKLDSFEAASKIKIIKEVRSCTDLGLKEAKEVVEKAPVVFKKGVTKEEAEQIIEKMKSVGAKVVME; this comes from the coding sequence atgagttTGTTTTTACGGCTTAGACATCATTTACCGAATGGATTTCGTTCAAAATCCGTATGTTCTCCAATTATTGCACTTGATTCCTTAAAGTCAACATGTTTGACTAGAAAGTTTAGTCAACCTGCAAGacaagaagaagaggaagaaatcGAGATTGACCAAAGGAGGTTGCCAACAGATTATGACCCTGCAACATTTGACCCGACCGAACACCGGAGCCCTCCAACAGACCGTGTATGGAGACTAGTAGATGAAATGTCATCACTTACGTTAGCCGAAGTTGCTGAACTATCGTCGATTATGATGAAAAAGATGGGAATAATGGAGCCGCCAACTGTGGCGGTGATGAGAGCGGGAGCTGCCGCTGGGTTGGCGGGAAAAGGTCAAACGGCAGTCAAAGAAGAGGCAAAGGTTGAAAAATCTGTTTTTGATCTGAAATTGGACTCGTTTGAAGCAGCTTCAAAGATCAAGATTATTAAGGAAGTGAGGAGTTGTACTGATCTTGGGCTTAAGGAAGCAAAAGAGGTAGTTGAAAAGGCGCCCGTTGTGTTCAAGAAAGGAGTGACGAAAGAAGAAGCTGAACAAATAATCGAGAAAATGAAAAGTGTTGGTGCAAAGGTTGTGATGGAGTAA